TGTTAGAATTATctaaaaaattatgataattaaattctactcttaaataacataaatataaaaaaatgccatGCTAAAAATGTAATGAATTTTTCGGACAGCAAAATAATGCATTGGAATTGGAACGCACTATTTCATTATACATTGCCATTACAAAACCATGGATTTTCGAGACGtgtttacaaacaaagaaatgtaTATCAAAAAACCTACACAGCGTCTGCAACATATTGCCTGTCCATTCAttcaatattcaattttattgactgAAACATTTTTCTCgcaatttttgtaattatctCAATTCTAATGCCTTTAAAAacttatgaataattttattgtggtCAAAGCAGCTTTAACCTAATAGCTAAGGTAGCAGATAATTGGCGTAAGtcaacattaaataataatatgcagtGCGCACATATTTTACGGAATATATCAgtttaattctaataaatactattaaaattgCACAAATTTATCACAACTTACAATGCTTTAGCCATTCGACACTTTATTCCCATAATTAAATCCACTTTTCATAGATATATTTCATGTTACAGATTATGGTGTGAGATTTAcacgaattattttttttcgggGTGTTGGAAGGTCGTGGTGGTCACCATGAAGCGCCAGAACGTCCGTACTTTATCCCTGGTTGTgtgtacatttacatatttgcTCATCGGCGCTGCAGTATTTGATGCCTTGGAGTCTGAAACTGAGAGTAAGAGATGGGAAGTTTTATCCGGTAAGTCATCAGACGCTGATTAGAAACTTTCCAACTAGTTTATTCTTATAAGAATCAGATTATAGCAACAGAATGAAATATGCCTTTTGGTGATTATGTTGTTACGTGCTGACCTTTTACAAGTACCGCTGAAATGTATGTTTCATACCAAAAAACtcatgtttttgtaataaaatcccTAAAGAAGATATTTACAGTCAACATTGTACAGATTTTCCTtcttagtattaaaatataagtcaATAAGAATTTGATTAGGTGCATAAAAAAAATCCAGGCTTGTCAAAAaccaaattaacaataaaactttttccaGATATGAGAAATGGCTTAATCCGTAGATACAATATAACGCCAGAGGACTACCACATGATAGAAATAGTTATCATAGAGAATAAGCCTCACAAAGCAGGTCCGCAGTGGAAGTTTGCAGGCGCATTCTATTTTGCCACAGTGGTCTTGGCTATGATTGGCTATGGGCATTCTACCCCTGTTACTTATGGCGGGAAAGCATTTTGTATGGCTTATGCTATGGTGagataaattcaatttattataaaaactatttttatacctatgtaaacaTTAACTATATTAACACCACTAAATTACctcaaacttaaaatatttatagcgcAAGAACATGAATATTCACACctattcctattttttttttcaattattttacaatcAATGAAACTCTCTTTCACTTTCTCCACTTATCTTACAAGAGTAACAAGTATGCAAATAGACAGTAAAAAGAATGAGGTAATTGTACTGGTCGCTTATTAGCTATCCAATTGGACTAGAAACAAAATTTTGCACTAAATAGattacttttttttcattatctACTTTTAGAGACACAATACccagatttttcaattttttaaaaacCATATGAATAGTAAATCCTGTTTATTCTTCCAGGTTGGAATACCTCTCGGCTTAGTAATGTTCCAGAGTATAGGTGAGAGATTGAATAAGTTTGCGTCAGTTGTCATAAGACGAGCAAAATGCTACCTACGATGTAACACCACAGAGGCCACTGAGATGAATCTCATGTTTGCTACCGGGATGCTGTCATCCATTATTATAACTACAGGTATGAGAATAAATTTCGTAATTCATTTTCTGtctggccttttcccaactatgttagggtctcaccggatgcagctgagtgccagtgctttacatggagcaaccgtagatctgacctccttaacccagttacctgggcaaatTGGTTCCCCCTAGGTAAGAGTGGTAGTGAGATTTTCTGGCTTGTGACTACCAAAACTGATCAAACATGATCAGACTGTCAAAAATGATCAAATTATAGCCGGGACTCAGCAATTAACAATCCTTTCTAAACTTCGCGTCTATGTTTATTAGATtatctttttttaacaaaaacagttGAACTGAAAACTTAATCCTCTTCTATAGTGaagtaattacaaaattaacaaacgcctgataaaaatgttaattcaaCTTTTATTTCAGGTGCAGCCGTGTTCTCGCGCTACGAAGGCTGGAGCTACTTCGATAGCTTTTATTACTGCTTTGTAACACTCACTACCATCGGCTTCGGGGATTATGTCGCTTTACAAGTAAGTAAtgtttagttattattattagctgCCTCGTTGGTCGGACCGAAATTGCAAAGAACCGAATAGTCTTTTACTTGGTCATTGAAAAACCCGTGCGTCGGacagcacgtaaatgtcggtcctgcgcctgatctctctccgcgAGTGTCGGATTGCTGTCAAGTAATAAGTGTGtatgagtgcacctgtgtgtgTTCAAATGGTTGTGCACTATtgtgtcctgcgcagctggcgaTATCTTTATATGAGAaaagccgccgtggccgaaatcggccttggacgaccttccttatgtactttataaatacattcttaTGTGTATCCTTATATACTCCTTTAttgaaagtttaaaattaaattaattaattttactttaacatTCCAGAATGATCAAGCATTGACCAGCAAGCCAGGTTATGTGGCTCTGAGCTTGGTGTTCATACTCTTTGGACTGGCGGTAGTTGCTGCCAGCATCAACTTGCTTGTTCTAAGATTCATGACTATgtaagttaaaagaaaaaaaaaaactaaaaaaatttggtataatatatatatttttttaaattac
The sequence above is a segment of the Helicoverpa armigera isolate CAAS_96S chromosome 20, ASM3070526v1, whole genome shotgun sequence genome. Coding sequences within it:
- the LOC110382136 gene encoding potassium channel subfamily K member 9, whose product is MKRQNVRTLSLVVCTFTYLLIGAAVFDALESETESKRWEVLSDMRNGLIRRYNITPEDYHMIEIVIIENKPHKAGPQWKFAGAFYFATVVLAMIGYGHSTPVTYGGKAFCMAYAMVGIPLGLVMFQSIGERLNKFASVVIRRAKCYLRCNTTEATEMNLMFATGMLSSIIITTGAAVFSRYEGWSYFDSFYYCFVTLTTIGFGDYVALQNDQALTSKPGYVALSLVFILFGLAVVAASINLLVLRFMTMQAEDAARDEEDKDGSRTLLPIDEHPIMGRQRSHDDQASVCSCNCLGNKQCEGGALLQPAPRPHRLRRRVSLALAPELIERASV